One region of Jonesiaceae bacterium BS-20 genomic DNA includes:
- a CDS encoding bifunctional o-acetylhomoserine/o-acetylserine sulfhydrylase, with product MTNANWGFETRQIHAGQTPDAETGARALPIYQSTSFVFPDADTAAARFALADLGPLYTRLGNPTTGTVEERLASLEGGVGALLVASGQSATTFAILNLAEAGDHIVASPSLYGGSYNLLGHTLRKLGIETTFVTDPHDPQAWKDAVRENTKTFFAESIPNPKSDVLDVRLVADLAHEAGVPLIIDNTVATPYLLRPFEHGADIVVHAATKFLGGHGNSIGGAIVDAGTFDFGAYPERYPSFNQPDPTYNGLVYARDLGAESAFGANLSYILKARVHLLRDIGASISPFNSFLIAQGIETLSLRMDRHVENAQKVAEFLEARPEVELVHYAGLESSPFHANAKKYLPKGAGVVLAFEIKGGVEAGKAFVDALTLHSNLANIGDVRSLVIHPASTTHSQLSVEEQAKSGVTPGLVRLSVGLEAIADIIADLESGFAAVAAK from the coding sequence ATGACCAACGCAAACTGGGGTTTTGAAACCCGCCAAATCCACGCCGGCCAGACCCCTGATGCCGAGACCGGTGCCCGCGCTCTCCCGATCTACCAGAGCACGTCGTTTGTATTCCCTGACGCAGACACCGCAGCCGCTCGCTTTGCACTGGCTGACCTTGGTCCGCTATACACCCGCCTAGGCAACCCAACCACGGGAACCGTGGAAGAGCGTCTGGCTTCACTCGAAGGCGGCGTCGGTGCTCTCCTCGTTGCCTCCGGACAGTCCGCAACCACCTTCGCAATCCTAAACCTAGCCGAGGCCGGCGACCACATCGTAGCTAGCCCGTCCCTATACGGCGGCAGCTACAACCTATTGGGCCACACCCTGCGCAAGTTGGGCATTGAGACCACATTTGTTACCGACCCACACGACCCACAGGCGTGGAAAGACGCGGTCCGGGAAAATACCAAGACGTTCTTTGCTGAGTCCATCCCAAACCCGAAATCAGACGTTCTCGACGTCCGCCTGGTCGCCGACCTCGCCCACGAGGCCGGCGTACCGCTGATCATCGACAACACCGTTGCCACCCCTTACCTGCTGCGCCCATTTGAGCACGGCGCGGACATCGTGGTGCACGCAGCAACGAAGTTCCTTGGCGGCCACGGAAACTCGATCGGTGGCGCGATCGTAGACGCCGGAACGTTCGACTTTGGTGCATACCCGGAACGCTACCCAAGCTTCAACCAGCCTGACCCAACCTATAACGGTTTGGTATACGCCCGTGACCTTGGCGCAGAGAGCGCATTTGGGGCCAACCTTTCCTACATTTTGAAGGCGCGCGTACACCTCTTGCGTGACATCGGAGCTTCGATCAGCCCATTCAACTCGTTCCTGATCGCTCAGGGTATTGAGACCCTGTCCCTGCGGATGGACCGTCACGTTGAGAACGCCCAAAAGGTAGCCGAGTTCCTTGAGGCGCGTCCCGAGGTCGAGCTGGTGCACTACGCCGGCCTCGAATCCAGCCCATTTCACGCCAACGCCAAGAAGTACCTGCCAAAGGGTGCCGGAGTGGTTCTCGCTTTCGAGATCAAGGGGGGTGTAGAAGCTGGTAAGGCGTTCGTAGACGCCCTCACCCTGCACTCCAACCTCGCGAACATCGGTGACGTCCGCTCACTGGTGATCCACCCCGCTTCAACCACGCACTCCCAACTGAGCGTTGAGGAGCAGGCAAAGTCCGGCGTCACCCCGGGACTAGTTCGTCTGAGCGTTGGCCTCGAAGCAATCGCCGACATCATTGCCGACCTCGAATCGGGTTTTGCAGCTGTTGCAGCAAAGTGA
- a CDS encoding homoserine O-acetyltransferase — translation MSFEASTKWTRTGLPARPVSRRASDTPASGAWQEHDPVGGKKFIDIGDLPLETGSALPDVRIAYETWGTLNASQDNAVLLLHALTGDSHVTRTDPKDDSEPVGWWESLVGPGAPIDTNKYFVVAPNVIGGCQGSTGPSSKAPDGKPWGSHFPVLTVRDLVNAEILFAKSLKIANWALVVGGSMGGLRVLEWALMGPEQDITVGAIGVIASAALTTGDQIAWAHPQIAAIESDQNFNNGDYYDAPAGKGPHRGLGIARQIAHTTYRSAKELDLRFGRIPQHAEDPMYGGRFAVQSYLDHHADKLASRFDANSYIVLTQAMLTHDLGRDRGGVAYALGSITCPALIVAVDSDRLFQPAESHRIAAHLPNPTVVETIHSDFGHDGFLIEFDQLGPVISKFLRLNVQPKG, via the coding sequence ATGAGTTTTGAAGCCAGCACCAAGTGGACCCGCACTGGGCTACCCGCCCGCCCGGTATCTCGGCGTGCAAGCGACACGCCCGCAAGTGGCGCTTGGCAGGAGCATGACCCTGTCGGTGGCAAGAAGTTCATAGATATCGGCGATCTTCCACTCGAGACCGGCAGCGCACTGCCCGATGTACGCATTGCATATGAAACTTGGGGCACGCTCAACGCGTCACAAGACAACGCGGTGCTCCTTCTCCACGCTCTTACCGGGGATTCACACGTCACCCGGACTGACCCCAAAGATGACAGCGAACCGGTTGGCTGGTGGGAAAGCCTTGTGGGACCGGGCGCCCCAATTGATACCAACAAATATTTTGTGGTTGCACCAAACGTGATAGGCGGATGTCAGGGTTCAACAGGACCGTCTTCCAAGGCCCCGGATGGCAAGCCCTGGGGAAGCCACTTCCCAGTCTTAACTGTCCGAGATCTCGTCAACGCTGAAATACTCTTTGCCAAGTCCCTCAAGATAGCCAACTGGGCCCTTGTAGTTGGTGGCTCCATGGGCGGCCTGCGTGTTTTGGAATGGGCCCTGATGGGGCCGGAACAAGACATCACGGTGGGCGCGATCGGCGTAATTGCCTCAGCTGCATTGACCACCGGAGATCAGATCGCCTGGGCGCACCCACAAATTGCTGCGATTGAGTCCGACCAGAACTTTAATAACGGCGACTACTACGATGCGCCCGCAGGTAAAGGGCCCCACCGCGGTTTGGGGATAGCGAGACAAATTGCCCACACCACCTACCGCAGCGCCAAGGAGCTTGACCTGCGGTTTGGCCGTATTCCTCAGCACGCCGAGGACCCAATGTACGGTGGCCGGTTCGCGGTTCAGTCCTACCTTGACCACCACGCCGACAAATTAGCCAGCCGTTTTGATGCCAACAGTTACATTGTGCTGACCCAGGCCATGCTCACCCATGACCTAGGCAGGGACCGTGGCGGGGTTGCCTATGCGCTGGGTTCAATCACGTGCCCCGCGCTGATCGTTGCGGTTGACAGCGACCGGCTGTTCCAACCCGCAGAGTCACACCGAATCGCAGCACACCTGCCCAACCCCACGGTCGTTGAAACTATCCATTCCGACTTTGGCCATGACGGCTTCTTAATCGAATTCGATCAACTCGGGCCGGTCATTTCTAAGTTCTTACGGCTCAATGTCCAACCAAAAGGCTAA
- a CDS encoding maleylpyruvate isomerase N-terminal domain-containing protein: MTVSLEQINKALDAQWARTIDWLEPLGQDLHGQADNESSAKGWTVAQLITHMGMAMDVLITAQPVTEPVVKLNLAEYLRSYSDQSQAILERSRNVEQRATEALLNYLSAQANAVSKRLGEFGTDPDLVLQTSSTAIELHDLAAASLIEVVVHSLDLELSFTGTVDMAGGRIPVHPDSLRLVAQILLDVLSVRGATGLEVKDPRRWVLLATGRAPHTISDISAALSPSYTAGGIEDLGPYLPLI, translated from the coding sequence ATGACGGTTTCCTTGGAACAGATCAACAAGGCACTAGACGCCCAGTGGGCCCGCACGATCGATTGGCTCGAGCCGCTCGGCCAAGACTTACACGGGCAGGCGGACAACGAGTCGAGCGCCAAAGGGTGGACCGTCGCCCAACTCATCACCCACATGGGCATGGCCATGGACGTACTCATTACGGCCCAACCCGTGACCGAGCCAGTTGTGAAACTCAACCTCGCGGAGTACCTGCGGTCCTACTCGGATCAAAGCCAAGCCATCTTGGAGCGGTCACGCAACGTTGAGCAACGCGCCACCGAGGCGCTGCTCAACTACCTTTCAGCACAGGCCAACGCGGTGTCCAAACGCCTTGGCGAGTTTGGAACAGACCCCGATTTGGTCCTGCAAACCTCGAGCACCGCAATTGAATTACATGACCTTGCCGCGGCGTCCCTCATCGAAGTCGTAGTGCATAGCTTGGACCTAGAACTTTCCTTCACCGGAACCGTTGACATGGCCGGTGGGCGGATTCCGGTGCACCCCGATAGTTTGCGGCTGGTTGCCCAAATTCTCCTTGACGTTTTATCCGTCCGAGGTGCCACCGGGTTAGAGGTCAAAGACCCACGCCGCTGGGTGCTTCTGGCCACCGGACGGGCGCCACACACAATCTCAGATATCTCCGCTGCTCTTTCCCCCAGTTACACCGCCGGCGGGATTGAAGACCTTGGTCCGTACCTCCCCCTCATCTAG